The following coding sequences are from one Peptostreptococcaceae bacterium window:
- a CDS encoding MATE family efflux transporter, giving the protein MNINKKRQNPTSNRLGEDPVFSLLLRLSLPGIFSMVIQALYNVVDSIYVGHLSKAALSAISLAYPIQLVLISIGVGTGIGASSLIARFLGAGRKEEAKVAAEQAIFLSIIYSIVFAGIGL; this is encoded by the coding sequence ATGAATATAAATAAAAAAAGACAAAATCCTACAAGCAACAGGCTGGGGGAAGATCCGGTTTTTTCTTTGCTGCTAAGACTTTCGCTGCCGGGGATTTTTTCGATGGTAATACAGGCTCTCTATAATGTTGTTGACAGCATATATGTTGGACACCTGAGCAAAGCGGCATTGTCCGCTATTTCTTTGGCTTATCCCATCCAATTGGTTCTTATATCCATAGGCGTCGGAACCGGTATTGGGGCCAGCTCGCTAATAGCGAGGTTTTTGGGGGCGGGCAGGAAGGAAGAGGCAAAGGTGGCCGCAGAGCAGGCAATATTCTTATCAATAATTTACAGCATTGTCTTCGCTGGCATCGGACTAAT
- a CDS encoding ABC transporter ATP-binding protein encodes MRHKTILRIGNLSVSEKRSGKTAKLIRNMDFQLEQGGILGIVGESGSGKEYLPKALLGLLNRNEYNISGEALYLEQDILSMDESDLRKIRGSEIAYVFGNPRSVLNPYLTIGRQLKGLAGHYRLESVQNGVDEVLENLGIEDPKRIKKAYASQLEDELLYRIGLAMAAIPRPKILIIDEPAEDYGGMAKKGMLVLLKRIAIQYRISIIVMTKDFELARLLSDRIIVMYHGIVVEEGTVNQFIEGADHPYSAGLVRSIESAIEKDEDMYALPGGQTRFGDNTLRCPFIERCERRKYVCANEMPKLAGEGLHKVRCFNPVGGEEL; translated from the coding sequence ATGAGGCACAAAACAATACTTAGGATTGGCAATCTTTCTGTTTCCGAGAAGCGTAGTGGAAAAACGGCAAAGCTTATAAGAAACATGGATTTTCAGCTTGAACAGGGCGGCATATTGGGAATAGTCGGGGAAAGCGGCAGCGGCAAGGAATATTTGCCAAAGGCCTTGCTCGGGCTTTTAAACAGAAATGAATATAATATATCCGGAGAGGCTCTTTATCTAGAGCAGGATATTCTTTCTATGGATGAATCCGATTTGAGAAAAATTCGGGGCAGTGAAATTGCATATGTATTCGGCAATCCGAGAAGCGTGCTTAATCCCTACCTGACCATAGGCAGGCAATTGAAGGGATTGGCAGGACACTACCGGCTTGAGAGCGTGCAGAACGGAGTCGACGAAGTCCTTGAAAACCTCGGAATTGAAGACCCAAAGAGGATAAAAAAGGCCTACGCATCCCAGCTTGAAGATGAACTGTTATATAGAATAGGCTTGGCAATGGCTGCCATACCCAGACCTAAAATACTGATTATTGATGAGCCTGCGGAAGACTATGGCGGCATGGCGAAAAAGGGGATGCTGGTACTTTTAAAGAGAATCGCTATTCAGTATAGGATATCCATAATCGTAATGACAAAGGATTTCGAACTGGCAAGACTCCTTAGCGATAGGATCATAGTAATGTATCATGGAATAGTTGTGGAGGAGGGAACGGTGAATCAATTTATTGAAGGCGCCGACCATCCGTATTCTGCGGGTCTCGTTCGAAGCATTGAGTCGGCAATAGAAAAAGATGAAGACATGTATGCATTGCCCGGGGGCCAGACACGATTTGGTGACAATACATTGAGATGCCCCTTCATAGAACGCTGTGAGCGCAGAAAATATGTTTGCGCGAACGAGATGCCCAAGCTTGCCGGGGAGGGCCTTCATAAGGTCAGATGCTTCAATCCCGTGGGAGGGGAAGAGTTATGA
- a CDS encoding ATP-binding cassette domain-containing protein: MRALLEAIHLRKEYICRKNLLGPKIIAKALDYASLEIFENETLGLIGGHESGKTTLGELIAGLGVPDYGRIEFRGKDIGKLKGKEKKGIHGKIQIVFQDVAQHVDSRLTIGEVIGESIISCKRIQKNREPLEMMEVLEIVGLNPSIAYCYISRLDEMDVKKVGIALATLWRPDLIVLDEPTDRLDASIRGQVIDTIQKIKELYGTSYLFISKDLNTAKKICDRIAIMHEGRIVEIGQAKAIMENPKSEYAREFLDSIL; encoded by the coding sequence ATGAGGGCACTGCTTGAAGCAATCCATTTAAGGAAAGAATATATCTGTCGGAAAAATCTGCTTGGCCCCAAGATAATTGCGAAAGCCTTAGACTATGCAAGCCTAGAGATATTTGAAAATGAAACGCTTGGGCTTATCGGGGGACATGAGAGCGGGAAAACGACCCTTGGAGAATTGATTGCAGGGCTCGGCGTTCCAGATTACGGCAGAATTGAATTCAGAGGCAAGGACATTGGAAAATTGAAGGGAAAAGAAAAAAAAGGAATACATGGGAAAATCCAGATTGTCTTTCAAGATGTTGCGCAGCATGTTGATAGCCGGTTGACAATAGGAGAGGTCATAGGCGAATCGATTATCAGCTGCAAAAGAATTCAAAAAAACCGGGAGCCGCTGGAAATGATGGAGGTTTTGGAGATTGTCGGACTGAATCCGTCCATCGCTTATTGCTATATAAGCCGATTGGATGAAATGGATGTTAAGAAGGTGGGCATAGCTCTTGCCACATTATGGCGACCTGATTTGATAGTATTGGATGAACCCACCGATAGACTGGATGCATCAATCAGGGGGCAAGTTATCGATACAATACAGAAGATTAAGGAGCTTTACGGAACGAGCTATCTCTTTATTAGCAAGGATTTGAACACAGCAAAGAAAATTTGCGATAGAATAGCTATTATGCACGAAGGTAGAATAGTAGAAATCGGACAGGCAAAGGCTATAATGGAGAATCCGAAAAGTGAATATGCAAGGGAATTCTTGGATTCCATTCTATAA